CATGGATCGGCATCGACCCGGTCGAGACGATCGCCCCGTACATCGATCGCATCGTGCACGCCCAGGCGAAGGACGTCCAACTGCGTCCCGCCGACCGGCAGCGCTACGGCCACTTCGGACCCGCCGTCGACCGCTCCGCGAACCCCTGGGACATGGGCTGGTGGCGCTACCGCGTCCCCGGTCTCGGCCAGGTCGACTGGTCCGGCATCATCGACCGCCTCTACGAGCACGGCTACACCGGCACGCTCTCCGTCGAACACGAGGACCCCGTGTGGGGTGGGTCGCCCGAGAAGGTCACCCAGGGCCTGGAGATCGCCCACCGCACCCTGCGTCCCCTGATCTTCTGAAACGGGCCTCAGCTGACACACCACTCACTCCCGCAGCACTGGCACACGATCCAGCGCGGGTTCCGCGCCCCGGATATCCCTGCCCGCCGTCCAGTCCCTTTCGGTCCGTGGAGGACTCCATGAGCAGCAAGGCCCGCCTGTCCGTCCAGCTCTACAGCGTCCGCGAAGCGCTCTTCTCCGACCTCGCCGGTACGCTCGCACGCATCGCAGATCTCGGGTACCGCCACGTCGAGCCGTTCGGCTTCGGACACTGGAAGGCCACCCCGGCTGAGCGCGTCGAGCGGGCCCGCGAGCTGCGCTCCGCCCTGGACTCGGCCGGGCTCACGGTCTCGTCGGTACATGCTGCTCTCTCTGACGGCGGCCTCGCACCACTCGTGGAAGAGTGCCGCATCCTCGGCACGGACACGGTCTTCGTCCCGGTTCCAGAGCTCGTCGAGGGCTTCGAACGCAACGTGTTCGGCGACGCCGACCAATTGCCCGCCTTCGCGGCGCGGCTGACCGCAGCCTCCGAAGAACTGGCCGGTCACGGCATCAACCTCGGCTATCACAACCATGAATTCGAGTGGGCCAAGCTCCCCAACGGCCGTGCTGGTTACGACGTCTTCTGGGAACTGGCGGGCGAGCGGCTCCTCGCCGAGCTCGATGTCTACTGGGCCACCGCCGCCGGCCAGGACCCCGTAGCGGTACTGACGCAGCTCGGCCGACGCGCCGTCGCCGTGCACCTCAAGGACGGGCCAGTGGGCCACGGGGAGCAGCAGACCCCCATCGGCACCGGCGACGTCCAAATTCCTGCGCTACTTGCTGCCGGCGAGCATCTGGCCTGGCACATCGCCGAAATCGACACCACGGAACTCGACGTCTTCGACCTCCTGGGGGCCAACCGCACCGCCATTCTGGACCTGAGTCGCACGGTCGGCTGACCATCAGCAGGTCTCTTGCATGCAGGGATGCCACGACCTGGCCGCCGTCGCGGGCGACGTCGACGCCGACTTCCCCATCTCGACCGACGCCCACGTCAGCCACTCGCGCACGACGTCGGCCTCGGTGGTCGACGGGCACAGCGCCCACGGCGCCGACAGCCGACGGGCGGCGAACACGGACTCCAGCGCGACCCGGCGTCGCCGATACGCCCACTCGGTCGTGTCGTCCCGGACAGCCGCAGCAGATCGAACGCGACGAAGTGGACCGACCACTCCTCCGCCGCCCGAGCCGCCCCGGCACCACGCCGGACAAGCCGGTTCTGTAACCGCTCGAACGCGAGGCGGCCCGCGGCGTCCCATACGACCAGCTCGCCGTCCAGGCGGTCGCGTCCGGCTACTGCACGGCCCCTCCCACAACCTCCGGAAACGACGGCCCATGTCGGTGCCGCGCCTCGAGCGCAGCACCACCTGGCCCGCGTCGACGGAGACGAGAGCCCGAAATCCGTCCCACTTCGGTTATGCGCTGTTGAGCTGTCGCCTGTCCGGGCTCGCCGCCCCGGAATTGAGGTGCGTTTCGTTGGTCGGATCCGTCCTCCTCAGGAACTGCTGCCTGCCTGTTCCAGGGCCGTGTGGATCTCCTTGGCGGCGGCTGGCTTTCCCGGGTCCTGAGGCCAGGGCAGTCGGGGGTCGGACAGGTAGGGGAGGACGTAGGCGGGGCTGCCCTCCTGGATGCGCCAGCTCTCCGACATGGTGCCGGCGTCGGCGGTGTCGTAGCCGAGGCGGTCGAGCAGAGCGGTGACGGACTGCTTGGCCACGTCGTCGTCGCTGGCGAGGGGGAGCGCGCTGCGGTCCGCGGAGCCGGCGGGACGGGCCAGGGAGACGAGGTGCTCGAAGTAGATGGTGTTGAACGTCTTGACCGTCCGCGCGCCCGGCACGTACCGCTGGAACAGAGCTCCCGCGGTGAGGCTGCCCGTCTCCAGTTCGGCGATGACGCCGTCCCGCAGGCGGTAATAGTTGTTCGCGTCGATGACGATCTTCCCCGCCAGGGCGTCCATGGGCAGGTGGGGCACGGCGCTGAAGGGAACGGCGACGAGTGTCCAGTCGCCTGCCGCGGCGGCCTTTGCCGGAGTGGCCGCACGCGCCCGGGGGCCGAGGCGGTCGGTGAGGCCTCGCAGGGTCTGGGGACCGCGCGAGTTGCTGAGCACCACGTCGATCCCCGCGTTGACGGCCAGGCGCGCGACCGCGCCGCCTATGTTGCCGCTTCCGGTGATGCCGAGCGTGTGGTTCATTGCTGTTCCTTCGGGGGCTGCGTTCTCGAGTACACCCGCGCCCGCAGACCGTGTGGTCTGCGGGCGCGGAAGTGTTCCGGTGCGCGGACGGACGTCCGGTGTGTGGGCTGCGAGGGGAGTGGTCAGTGGCCGGATTCGAGTCGCTCTTTCAGGGCCCTGCCGTAGCTCGCGGAGTTCTTCTCCATTTGGGCCCGGTTGGGCTCCACGGTTTCCACGGCGGCCGGGCCGGTGAAAGTCTCGGATTCCGTGTAGCGCGTTCCGCCGTCATGGGGGTCGAGGAGGAAGGAATGGTCCCCCGTGACGACGCCGGGGATGCCGCCCTCCCGTGCGAGGCGTCGCGGTGCCTCGTAGTGCAGGACCGTGAAGTCGTACTCCCCGTCGATCTCGGATCCGGTCGACAGACGGGCCCGCAGCACGGTTCCGGGCCGGACTTCGGTGGGCACATCGACGAAGCTCAGGTCGGGGTGCCACTGTGTGTATCCGGCGAAGTCGGTCAGGACCTTCCACACCTCTTCGGGGGAACCTCACGCCCGCCGACAGCAGCGCCGCACGCGGCTTCCCCGGCCCGGAAGAGGCCGCGATGGCCTCGTGCGTGCGCCACCGCGTCCTCAGCGCGCTCCCGCTCTGGGACGGCTGCTTCCTCTGCAATCGGCCGCAGTACTAGCCCGACTCGATTCCACATAAGGCGGAATCTACCGGCGGACTTTCCGCCGTTTCGGCGGGTGCATGCCTTCGCCCGCCGCTGGCAGGTCAGCGGGCTGCTGACCGAACTGCACGACCGGCTGCGCGATGCGGTCCGGGTCAAGGAGGGCCGCAAGATCGATCCGACGGCGGCGATCGTGGACTCGCAGTCGCTGCGGGCGGCGGCAAGCGTGCCGTGCACCACGTCGGGCTGGGACGCTGGGAAGAAGGTGGGCGGCCGTAAGCGGCACCTGGCTGTGGACGCGCTGGGGTTGCTGCTGCTGGTGGTGCTGGTGACGGCGGCGAGCGTGCAGGACCGCGATGCGGACGTGCCGCTGCTGTCCCGGCTTCTTGAGCGCCTTGTGCAGCTCGCTCTCGCCCGCTGTCTCGGACACCTCGCCCCTGGTCACATGCCGGGCGTGGTAGCGGCCGTTCTTCTCGACGATGGTCATGAACCCGCGGCAGACGGTCCCGTATTCATGGGCCCCGAGGCAGTAGAGAAGGTCGGGCTTGTAATTGCGGTGAATCTCCAGCAGGAGCCACGGGCGGTCGGGGTTACCCAGGTCTGGTGCACTCAGGTTGATAGTGATCCCGTGACCGCGTTGCAGCACGTTGTGGGGCATATTTTGAGAGTAAGTACTGTCTCTGACAACAGGGTTGGTTGCCGCAGTCGGGCTGGCCGGTGGCGGTGCCTCCGCCGACGAGCAACTCCGCCCCCTGAACGCACAGTTTGTCTCCGTGCGCCTGTTGCGCTCGGCCGGGATCAGTTTCGGGGTGTTGCGTGAAGGGGATTGAGCATGTCCTGCGGTTCCTGAGCGGTGGTGAGACGGGGGCGGGAGGATGGGCGGGTGCTGTCCCGGGCCCATGGCCTGACTCATTATATTTCTGACTGAAGTGTCCTGGTGTCACAGTGTCGGCCGGTGGTCGGGGATGGTGCGTTGTCGGTGCCGGGCCGGCGGGGTGTGTCCCGATAGGGGCCTGTCGATAGTTGTGGCGTCCTCACGATTCTGACCGTCTGACGCGGCCCGGTACCGGCAACGCGACGTGGTATCGGACGGGAGGAGAGGAACGGGCATGTCTGGTGCGACCGTGCCCAGTACGTCGCCTGCTCCCAAGACCGGCCGTCGTCGCCCGGCAGGGGAGGTGGTTCTGGGAGTGGATACGCACCGGGATGCCCACGTAGCCTCGGTGCTCTCAGTGACAGGGGCAGTCCTTGCCACCGACGAGTTCCCGGCCACCGCGGCTGCATACCGTGATCTGCTGAAGTGGGCCAGGAAGTCGGGAGCCGTGAGGCGGGCCGGGGTGGAGGGGACCGGCTCCTATGGAGCGTCCCTGTCCCGCTATCTGCTGGCCCAGGGTGTGGACGTGTTCGACGTGAACTGGATGGACCAGGCGGATCGCCGGCGGCGTGGCAAGTCGGATCCGCTCGATGCCCAGAATGCGGCGCGAGCCGTGTTTAGCGGGCGGGCCTCCGCTCGGGCCAAAACGGGCGACGGGCCGGTACAGATCGCGCGAATGTACAAACTCACGAAGGCGTCGGCCGTCAAAGCCCGCACCCAGGCCATCAACCAGCTCAAGGCCGTACTCGTCACTGCGGACCCCGTCTTGCGGGAGGAACTGGCCGGACTGGGCAATGCCGAACTCTTCCGTACCTGCGCGCAGTTCACCGATGCGCGTAGTCGCGAGGAGGCCGGCGCGGAGTCAGTGGTGGAGGCCACCCGGATCACGCTGGGCCTTCTGGCCCACCGGATCGGCCAGCTCTCCGAGGAGGTCCGCGACGTGGAGGCTCGTCTGACCCGGCTTGTGGAACGGCATGCCCCGCAGCTGCTCGACGTGGTGGGGATCGGCCCGGACACAGCGGTCACGTTGCTAATCACGGTGGGGGACAACCCGGAACGGCTGGACAGCGAGGCGTCGTTCGCCGCGCTGTGCGGTGTCAGCCCTGTCGAGCGTTCCTCGGGACGCAGGCAATTTCCGTCGCCTCAATCGCGGCGGCGACCGGCAGGCCAACGCCGCGCTTCACCGCATCGTGTTCACCCGCCTGCGGGTCGACCCGCGCACTCAGGACTACTACGAGCGGCGGATCAAGGAGGGAAAGACGCGGCGCGAAATCGTCCGCTGCCTCAAACGCTACGCGGCCCGGGAGGTCTTCCACCTGGTAAAACAGCTACAGTCAGCCCCCCGCTCATAGGGGCTGTGATACGGCGAGGCCCCGCCTGGGGGCTTTGCGTGGAGCCGTGAGACGACGAGGCCGCACCGGAGAGCTCCGGCGCGGCTTCGTCATGAGAGCGGCTGCGCTGTCGGGCACGATGCGGTCGGCGCCTCATGTTGCCCGTGTCCCTGTGACGTTTTCGGGGTGCGCCTACTTTGCGATTGCATTCGCACATGCGTCCGAAGAGCCGGTTCCAGCAGAGTGAACCGCTCCGGGACCGGTGGAGCCTTCACCAGACCCGGAGCTATTCACTGCCGGAGTCGGCCGGGCTTCCTCGACGGGCTCGGTCCGGGGGCCGTCGAGGACTGCTCGCTCGTCTCAGACGACCAGCCACTGTTGGTTCGTCCCGGAGTCGCAGCTCGACTGGTCCAGGGCCGCTCCGTTGGCGGTCGACGCCCCGGCGACTTCGAGGCATCGGCCGCTGTTGGCGTTCGTGAAGGTGACGTATCCACCGATGACCGGCCTCTTCGTCCAGAGCTGCTGTGCGCCGCCGTTACAGGTCGACTGGTCGACCACAGCGCCGTCGGCGGTGGAGGCGCCGCCGACTTCCAGACACTTCCCGCTGTTGACGTTGACCAGCCGGTAGGCGGACCCGACGGGGGTCGGCACCCATTGCTGGTTGGTTCCGGAGTTGCAGTTCCCGGAGTTCACGGCTGCCCCGTCAGCGGTGCTCGCGTACCAGACGTCGGCGCACTTGCCGGTGTTGCGGTTCAGGAGGTGGTTGTTCGCGGAGCCCAGCGGGGCGGCCAGGACGGGCCAGCCGTTCGCGAAGGTGACCTGGCGGATGTCGAGGGTCTCCTGCCCGTTGTTGTTCCCGTCGTAGTAGTGGTAGGCGAGGTACTTCGACGTGCCGTCGTCGTAGGCGTCCGCGCCCCCGGCCGCCACCTTCGGGTAGGCGCCGGCGAGCACGGGGGTTCCTCCGCCGGCGGCCATGTCCACGCCGTTCTGGTCGAGGTAGGGCCCGGTGATGCTGGTGGACCGTCCGACCGCGGTGTAGTAGGTGCTGTTGACCCCGCTGCAGCAGGTGCCCTTCGAGCCGAAGAGGTAGTAGTAGCCGCCGTTGAGGATGATCGTCGGGTTCTCGATGCCGACGGCGATGTGCCAGAGGTTGTTGTCGGTCGTGGACAGCTTGCCCGTGGACTGGTCCAGCACGTGCATGTAGGTGCCGGAGCCGGTCCAGGACCCCCAGGAGATGTACAGCCGGCCGTCGGGTCCCCAGTCGACGTTGGGGTCGATCGGGTAGTTGACGTCGGTGACCATGCCCTGGTCGGTCCAGGGGCCTTCGATGTTCGTGGCGGTGGCGAGGCCCATGACCGCATACGAAGAACCCCAGAGCGAACCGGCGTAGTACAGGTGGTACGTGCCGTTGAAGTACTTGATGTCGGGGGCCCAGATGTTGGGCGGCGTGGAACCGAGCTTGGCCGTGATCCAGGACGGGGTGGAGTCCCAGACGTTGCCGATCTTGGTCCAGCCGGTTGCCGCCGTGCTGTCGCACGTTTTGCGTTCGGTGATGGAGCCGCTCGGGTTGAGCGAGTCGTGCTCGAACCCGGTGGAGAACCCGTAGTAGCAGCTGCCCACCTTGATGACGGACGGGTCGTGCATCCGGGTGTCCCCGCTGAGAGCGTGCGCCTGGCCGGCTGCGACCAGGCCCAGAACGGCCAGTGCGGCGGCCAGCAGGGCGGCGAGGGTGGGATGGACGTGTCGCCGGCGGCCTGCGGGGCGTGGGCCTCCGCTGCGTTGGCTGGTCATGCGCAACTCCTTTGTGTGGCTGATGCGAGGTTCGGCCGCACAGCCGGCGCTCGGTGGTCGTCGGTCGGCTCGCCATGGTCGGCCCGTGGTGGTCCGCCGCCCGATACGGCCCGCCTCACGCCCCCGTGCTCGTGAGGCGGGCCGGACACGGGCACGGGGGCGAAGGCCGGGCGAGGAGCAGTGCCGGGCGGCGGCTGATGGCCGCCCGACCGGCTCGCGTGAACGGCGCAGGCGCAGGTGGGCGTTCTGCCGTGGGGTGCCTTGGCCGACCGGCCGCCTGCTGGAAAGCGCGGCTAGTTGATCTTCGTGATCGCCCACCGCTGTGCGGACGCCGTCGAGGTCGACTCCTGGTCCAGCAGGGCTCCGTCGCCGGTCGATGCGTTGGTCACGGACAGAGCCAGTCCGCTGGCACGGTTGACCACCTGGTACTTACCGGCTCCGGTGTCGACCAGGGACCACTGCTGGGACGTTCCGCCTGAGGCCGGCTTCTGGACGACCGCGCTGCCGCTGCTGGTGCCCCCGGCCGAGTCGAGGAGGTCGCCCGAGGCCGCGTTCGTGATCGTGTAGTAGGAGCCGGTCTGGGTGAAGGTCCAGTACTGGTCCGGATGGTTAACGTTGCGGTACTGGTCGGCCTGTGTTCCGTCGCCGCTTCCGACCACCTCCGCGTACTTTCCGCTGTTGACGTTGGCCATCACGAACTGTCCGCTGGTGAAGTCGGGAGCCGCGGTCTGCACGAGGTTCCATCGCTGGTTCGCCGAGGACGTGAGCGGCGCCTGGGTGACCTGCTCGTTCGTCGAGGTCTGACCGTTCGCGTCGGTCGCCATGGTCAGCGCCAGGTCACTGCGCCGGTTGGTGATGGTGTATCCGCCCGCCGGCGCCGGTTCGACCGACCAGTCCTGCTCCGCACCGCCCGTCGACGTCCACTGGATCTCACCGGCGCCCGACGACAGCGATCCACCGGGGACGGCGAGGTACTTGCCGCTGAAGGTGTTCAGGATGCGGTAGTACCCGTTGCTCTGGAGAAGGAACTGCCAGTTGTGGTCCGGGGTTCCGTTGTCCGGCGCCTGGACGACCGAGGACCCGGAGTTGGCGTTGGGCACGCCCAGCACCTGGGAACTCAGGACGTTCTGGACCTTGTAGCCGGCGCCTGTCGAGATGCCGCCGCCGTAGTCGTCGATGCCGTAGGTCACCTTGTTCGTGCCGTTGGTGGTCAGCACGCCGCCTCGGGTGACCAGCAGGCTCTTGCCGTCGGCGAGGGGGAGCAGCCCGCGGCTGTAACCCGAAACCGTGTTGGAGAACATGCGCACCCAGGTCGCCCCGTTGTCGGTGCTCTTGTACAGCTGCTGGTCGCTGTACGCCTGTACGACGATCGTGCCGTTCGGGCCGCCCGTCGGAAGCCAGGTGACGTACGGATTGCCTCCGGGGCGAATGTTGTCCGTGGTCACGAGCTGCGTTCCGGTGACCGATCCGAAGGTCTCCGGATTGGACGCGATCTTGTAGTTCACGGGACAACTGCTGCTCGACGCGTTGCAGACCTCGTAGGTGAGCATGTAGTTGCCGTTGCCGAGGCGCGTGACGATCGCCATTCCCGGCCGGGCGCTGTAGTCCGCGTACGTGACATCGTCGACCTCGGACGACCAGTTGACGCCGTCGGTCGTCGTGAAGTGGGCGAGCTTCTGGCCGTGTGCGGGGTCCCGCTGGTCCGAGATGTAGGCGATGAGCTTGTTGTTCGCCACGAGGAAGAACGGTTCCCACACGGGGGTGTGCCCGTTGGAGGCGACCGCGTCTCCGCCGGTGGCGATGGAGCTGACGAAGCTCCAGGTCACTCCGTGATCGGTGCTGGCGTACATGTCGATCTTGGTTTTGGAGTTGTCGGTGGGGATGGAGTCACCCGCCGCGATGATCGTGCCCGCGGGGAACGAGCCGACCGCCTGCGGAAGCTCGTAGAGGACGGGTTCGAGCTGGATGTTGTTCCAGGAGTTGACCTGGTCGTGGATCGTGGAGATCTGTGTCCAGGTGCGCCCCGAGTCGGTGCTGCGGTACACCGGCATGCCGTTTCCGGAGTACTGCTCGAAGGACGCCAGCAGTGTGCCGTTGGAGTCGGTGCTGTGCTCGAGCCGGATGGCGTGGGCGTAGAGCGAGCCGTAGGAGGGGGCCCCGCTCGGCGGCTGCCACATGACGCCGCCGCTGTAGGTGACGGCGTGGGCGGACACGGCCGGTATCGCGAAGGGCGCCAGAGCGGCCACGGCGCCGATGGCGGCGGCCTTTGCCCACGATCTTCTGTTCTTGTGCATGGGTGGGTAACTCCCTCGGCGGTGAGAGAAGGACGGCGAGGACGGCGCGCGGGCGGGGAGCTCGCTGTGTGCTCCGGACGGAGAACGGCAGCTGATCGGCCGAGCCATTACCGGCGAGGATCCGGGACCGTCAACGCTTGGGATGGGGATGCGAGAGGTGGGGGGTCGGGATTGAAGCGCATCAATCCCTTCAGCGGTGCGAGGCTGGCACCCTCTGTGCCGCTCGTCAAGAGTCTGCGCAGTGATTCCGCAGGCGAGGCTCGGTGCGCACAGGGGTGTTTCCTCGGACGCCGGTCGGACGCCGGTCGGGCGGCGGCTGAGCTCGGGAGCGTCCGGCGACTCGCCCGTCACCCGGGAAGGTGTGCCGTGACCTCGGTGTCCGTGCCCGTACCCGTCGTGCCGAAGTGCGGGGTCAGGAAGGAGCATTGGAGCGCTTTAACAGAAGCATGTATCCTGCGCGTGTCCACCCCAGCCTGGTCACGTCAATGTCGTGTTCAGGTCGAACGAGACCGGAAGTCGAGGAGCGTCGTGGCAGCCGCAGGTCCACGAGCAAATGGACACGCCGGTCCGAGCATGCAGGACGTCGCGAAGGCGGCGGGCGTCTCGCTCGGCACGGTTTCCAACGTGCTGAACCATCCGGCCAAGGTCAGCCCGGTGACGGCGCAGCGCGTGCGCGAAGCCATCTCCCGGTTGGGTTTCGTGCGCAACGACGCGGCCCGGTCGCTGGCGTCCGGGTCGAACGACAGTGTCGGGCTGGTGCTGGCCGACATCGAGAACTCGCTGTTCATCGACATGGCGCACGGCGCCCAGGAGGCGGCCCGCGCGGCCGGCCTCAACCTGCTGCTCGCGAACACCACGTGCGACATGGGGCTCCAGGACGAGTACCTGGATCTCTTCGACGAGGCCCGGGTCACCGGAGTGCTGCTGGCCCCGATGGAGGACTCCACCGACGGCATCGCCCGGATGCGCTCGCACGGACGCCAGATCGTGCTGCTCAACTTCGCGCCCAAACCGGGCACGTGCTGCTCGGTGCTGGTCAACAACGAGCACGTGGGGTATCTCGCGGCACGCCACCTCATCGACACCGGACGCACCAGGCTGGCCTACGTCGTCGCACATGACGACTACCAGCCCGTGCGTGACCGGCGCAGGGGAGTGCGCGCGGCGGTCGAGGAGGCCGGCGCCCGCGTGACGCTGGAGGAGATCGACAGCGGCGGCCTGACCACGGCACACGGGCACCTGGTCGGCAAGGACCTCGCCCGGCGGAAACCCGGCGACCTGCCGGACGGCCTCGTCGTCGTCGCCGACGAACTGGCCAACGGCATCATCCACGAGCTGCACACGGTGGCGGGAATCGGCGTACCCGACCAGATCGCGGTCGTCGGATGCGAGAACAACCGCACGGCCGGTTCTGCGGCGGTGCCCCTGACCGCGGTGGACCTGCCCGGGCGGGCGATGGGGCAGGAAGCGATGCGGCTGCTGATGGACGAGGTGGCCTCGGGTGAGCAGCATCGTCATGCCACCGTCGTGCTGGAGCCGGAGCTGATCATCCGCACCAGCGCGCCGCGCTGAGCAGCGGAGTCTTCCGCCGGAGTTGTCCCGTACCCCGAGCTCTGCCCCCGAGTCCCGCACCGGTGCTCTGCCTCGAAGGGAGCTCGGCTTCCGCAGTTCTGCCCGAAGTCCCGCCCCAGCGCGCGCACCACACGAAGCCGGAGCCGGAGCCGGAGCCCGCACCCGCCTCCGCCCCAGGGCCAGGCCCGTGCCCTCAGCCAGGCACCTCGCCGCGCCCGATTCCTGTCGTCGTGCACACATTGCGGTTCGGAAATACCGACGAATCATCCTTGACACGGCCGTGTAGCGGGCCGTAGGTTCCGGGCAACATTGAAGCGCTTCAAAGCGCTGTGCACCGCGAGGAGCAACCCCGTGCACCACACCCTCAAGCCCCGAAACCTCGCCATCCTGGCGACAGCCACCACCGCCGGCCTGCTGCTGAGCGGCTGCGGCGGCGGCACGAGCGCGTCGAGCAGCGGCGCCAAGGCGTACACCCTCACCATCAACGACGACAACCACATCGTCCAGCAGGAGCTCAAGACCCTGAGCACCGGCGCGTGCAAGACGCAGGACGCCGCTCTGCCGCTGAAGATCCAGACGCTGCCGATCAGCAACGTCGACCAGAAGGTGCAGCTTCTCGCCGGGCAGGACGCGCTGCCCGTGCAGTTCGCGGCGGGAGGCACCCCGCAGCTCACCAAGACGCTGGACAAGGCCGGCCAGGTCCTCGACCTCGAGAAGACGCTCAAGGACCTCGGGGTGTGGGACGACGTCCAGCCGGCCGCGGTCAAGACGGTGCAGAACCTGTACGGCAAGTTCAACGTGATGCCCTACCAGTTCAACATCGAGGGCATCTGGTACAACAAGAAGCTTCTCGCCGCCCACCACATCGCCGCCCCGACGACGTACGACGAACTGGTCGCGGCCGCGGCGAAGCTGAAGGGCGCCGGCGTCACCCCCTTCTCCGCGGCCGGCAAGGAGGGGTGGCCCCTCACCCGTCTCATCAGCGGCTACCTCTACCGGGAGCTGGGCCCGGATGCCCTGCAGGCGGTCGCGGACGGCAAGGCGAAGCTGACCGACCCCGAGTACGTCAAGGCCGCGCAGGCCATCGCCGACCTCGGCAAGGCGGGCTACTTCGGCAAGGGCGTCGGATCGATCGACTACGACACCGGGGTGCAGCAGTTCCTGACCGGCAAGGCCGCCATGTTCTACATGGGCAGCTGGGAGCTCGGCGACTTCAACGACAAGACCAAGAACAAGATCGGTGCGGACAACGTCGGCTTCATGCCGTTCCCGACCGTGTCCGGCGGCAAGGGGTCCGCGGACCAGATTCCGGCCAACGTCGGTCTCCCGGTCGCCGTCTCCGCGAAGGCGTACAACGCCAAGGTCGGCGACTGGCTCTCCTGCACCGCGAAGAACTACGGCGCCGGCTCGCTGAAGGACCAGGGCACGATCTCCGGGTTCAAGCCCAAGGGCGACACGGGCACGCTGCCGCCGCTCACGCAGCAGGTGCAGGACACCATCTCGAAGACCACGACCAGCACCCTGTGGTTCGAGGCGCTGTTCAACACGAAGGCGACCGAGACCAGCCAGACGAACGCCGCGCCGCTGGTCAACGGGTCCCTCTCCGCGAAGGACTTCATGCAGAAGATCCAGACGGACCTGGACAACGGCTGACCCGTCCGCCGCCACCCGCGAACCGTTCCGAACCCTTCGTGAAAGACCTGAAAGAGCCGACATGCGTTCCGTTCTGGGAGACCGCCGCGCCCTCGCCATCCTGCTGGGTCCGGCACTGCTCGTGTACACACTGGTGATGCTGGTACCGATGGGCTGGTCCCTGGGCTACACCTTCTTCAAGGGGAACGTCATCGAGGGGTTCACCTTCGACGGGTTCGGAAACTTCGAGAAGCTGTGGCACGACCCGCAGGCGCACTCGGCCCTGTGGTTCACCTTCAAGTACGGGGTCGTCGTCAGCGTCGGGCAGGTGCTCTTCGGATACCTGCTCGCCCTGCTCTACGTGTTCGTGCTGCGCAAGTCGTCCGCGCTCATCCGCACGCTGGTGTTCTTCCCGGTGATCCTGCCGACCGTCGCCGTGGCCCTGATGTTCCAGAAGCTCTTCGCCGTCGCACCGCAGAACGGCCTGGCCAACACCGCCATCGAGGCGCTGGGCATCCACCACGGGGACTGGTTCGCCAGCGGCGGAGGGGCCTTCCTCGTCCTGGTCGTGATGGACGTATGGCGCTCCATGGGCTTCTACGGCGTGCTCATCTACGCGGGACTGCTCGACATCCCCGAGGAGACGATCGAGTCGGCGCGCATGGACGGCGCCACCGGATGGCGACTGATCCGGCACATCGTCCTGCCGCTGTCCTGGCCGGTGGTGCTGTCGTCCGTGGTGTTCAGCATCAACGGCACGCTCAAGGTGTTCGACTCGGTCCTGGCCCTGACCAACGGCGGCCCGGGCAGTGACACCACACCCCTGACCCTGTACATGTTCCGCACCGCGTTCTCCTACGGCGACTACGGCTACGGCAGCACCATCGCGTCACTGCTCACCGTTGTCTGCCTGGGCGTCTCCCTGATCATCTTCCGCTTCTCGCGCCGCGACCCGACCAAGGGCTGAACTCCGATGACCGACTCCCTGACGGCACCGCCGCGGGAACTCCTCACCCGCCCGCCCACGGCGCCCCGGCAAAAGGGCCGGCACACCCGGCCCCTGGTGCGCAACACACTCGTCGCCCTGCTGCTGGTGATCGAGGTGGCACCGCTGCTGTGGCTGCTGCTGAGCTCCTTCAAGACCCAGTCCGAGTTCGTCAACGACCCCGCCTG
This window of the Streptomyces sp. NBC_01275 genome carries:
- a CDS encoding carbohydrate ABC transporter permease; translated protein: MRSVLGDRRALAILLGPALLVYTLVMLVPMGWSLGYTFFKGNVIEGFTFDGFGNFEKLWHDPQAHSALWFTFKYGVVVSVGQVLFGYLLALLYVFVLRKSSALIRTLVFFPVILPTVAVALMFQKLFAVAPQNGLANTAIEALGIHHGDWFASGGGAFLVLVVMDVWRSMGFYGVLIYAGLLDIPEETIESARMDGATGWRLIRHIVLPLSWPVVLSSVVFSINGTLKVFDSVLALTNGGPGSDTTPLTLYMFRTAFSYGDYGYGSTIASLLTVVCLGVSLIIFRFSRRDPTKG
- a CDS encoding RICIN domain-containing protein; translated protein: MHKNRRSWAKAAAIGAVAALAPFAIPAVSAHAVTYSGGVMWQPPSGAPSYGSLYAHAIRLEHSTDSNGTLLASFEQYSGNGMPVYRSTDSGRTWTQISTIHDQVNSWNNIQLEPVLYELPQAVGSFPAGTIIAAGDSIPTDNSKTKIDMYASTDHGVTWSFVSSIATGGDAVASNGHTPVWEPFFLVANNKLIAYISDQRDPAHGQKLAHFTTTDGVNWSSEVDDVTYADYSARPGMAIVTRLGNGNYMLTYEVCNASSSSCPVNYKIASNPETFGSVTGTQLVTTDNIRPGGNPYVTWLPTGGPNGTIVVQAYSDQQLYKSTDNGATWVRMFSNTVSGYSRGLLPLADGKSLLVTRGGVLTTNGTNKVTYGIDDYGGGISTGAGYKVQNVLSSQVLGVPNANSGSSVVQAPDNGTPDHNWQFLLQSNGYYRILNTFSGKYLAVPGGSLSSGAGEIQWTSTGGAEQDWSVEPAPAGGYTITNRRSDLALTMATDANGQTSTNEQVTQAPLTSSANQRWNLVQTAAPDFTSGQFVMANVNSGKYAEVVGSGDGTQADQYRNVNHPDQYWTFTQTGSYYTITNAASGDLLDSAGGTSSGSAVVQKPASGGTSQQWSLVDTGAGKYQVVNRASGLALSVTNASTGDGALLDQESTSTASAQRWAITKIN
- a CDS encoding ABC transporter substrate-binding protein, whose amino-acid sequence is MHHTLKPRNLAILATATTAGLLLSGCGGGTSASSSGAKAYTLTINDDNHIVQQELKTLSTGACKTQDAALPLKIQTLPISNVDQKVQLLAGQDALPVQFAAGGTPQLTKTLDKAGQVLDLEKTLKDLGVWDDVQPAAVKTVQNLYGKFNVMPYQFNIEGIWYNKKLLAAHHIAAPTTYDELVAAAAKLKGAGVTPFSAAGKEGWPLTRLISGYLYRELGPDALQAVADGKAKLTDPEYVKAAQAIADLGKAGYFGKGVGSIDYDTGVQQFLTGKAAMFYMGSWELGDFNDKTKNKIGADNVGFMPFPTVSGGKGSADQIPANVGLPVAVSAKAYNAKVGDWLSCTAKNYGAGSLKDQGTISGFKPKGDTGTLPPLTQQVQDTISKTTTSTLWFEALFNTKATETSQTNAAPLVNGSLSAKDFMQKIQTDLDNG
- a CDS encoding LacI family DNA-binding transcriptional regulator, giving the protein MQDVAKAAGVSLGTVSNVLNHPAKVSPVTAQRVREAISRLGFVRNDAARSLASGSNDSVGLVLADIENSLFIDMAHGAQEAARAAGLNLLLANTTCDMGLQDEYLDLFDEARVTGVLLAPMEDSTDGIARMRSHGRQIVLLNFAPKPGTCCSVLVNNEHVGYLAARHLIDTGRTRLAYVVAHDDYQPVRDRRRGVRAAVEEAGARVTLEEIDSGGLTTAHGHLVGKDLARRKPGDLPDGLVVVADELANGIIHELHTVAGIGVPDQIAVVGCENNRTAGSAAVPLTAVDLPGRAMGQEAMRLLMDEVASGEQHRHATVVLEPELIIRTSAPR